The sequence GGGCGGCGGCGACCCGGGCGATGCCCGCGACGTCCGCGTTGCCGCGCAGCACGTCCGGCGAGAGCCGGGCGAGCAGCGCCGACGCGCCCAACTCGTCGTGGTGGACGACCGGTCGGCGTGCGGTGGTGAAGCGGAGGGCGGTCCGGGCCTGCTCCCAGGACCGGGCCGGGCCGTCGGCGGCACCGATGCCCGCGCGCACGCCTGCCGGGATCCGGGCGATGTCGACGGTGGTGGCCAGGACGACGCCCACGTCGCCGAGGGATGCCGCCTTGACCAGGCGGCCGGGGCAGAGCAGGGAGCCGATCTTGTCGAGCGGGAGTCGTGCCCGTACGGCGACGACGCGGACCGGCAGGTCGGCGGGAAAGCCCAGGAGGCGTAGGGCCCGGGCTCCGGCCGCTTCGTCGGTGTCGGAGCTGATCGCCAGTTCGACGAGGGCGGGGTCCGCCATCGTGGTGCGCGCCGGGCCGTACCGTTCGACGGCCGCCGCCGCGGTGATGGCGAACCGGGCGAGGAGGACCTCGTCGAGCGGACCCGGCGGACCGGGGCGTTCCAGCCACACGGCGCCGATCTCCTCCTCGTCGAGGGTGAGCGGCGCGGTGGTGGACGCGGGGGTGGTCGGGTCCGGGGCCGGCGCGCCGTCGGCCGCGACGCGGATCGTCCGTCCCGTGCCGTGGATCCGGATCCCGGCCACGCACTCGGCCAGGCCCGCCGAGGAGCGGGCGAGCGCCGGCAGGTCCACCCGCCTGCGCGCCAGCGTGTCGTAGAAGGCGATGATGCGGATCGCGCCGTCGACGTACGGATCCAGTCCTGACAGCCGTACGGCCAGTGCCTCCATGCCAGGAGGATAGGCCGCCCCGGTGGGGAGCAGAAGCGCCGATCGGCGCGCGATCCGGGCACGGCGGCCGACAGTTGGCGCACGCTCCGGTGGCTCGCGGCGTCCGCCCGTCGGGGCGGCTGTCGGTGGCGTGCGTCACAGTGGAAGGGATGCCGATGTCCGCGCGAGCGAGGTGATCCCGTGACGTACGCGATCCGGGCCGAGGGTCTGGCCAAGCGATTCAAGGAGACCCGCGCGCTGAACGGGGTGGATCTGGACGTTCCGGCGGGCACGGTGCTCGGCCTGCTCGGTCCCAACGGTGCGGGCAAGACCACCGCGGTGCGCATCTTCGCCACGCTGCTGCGGCCGGACGGGGGGCGCGCCGAGGTGGGCGGGTACGACGTGGTGCGGGAAGCGGGGCGGGTGCGCTCCCTGATCGGGCTGACCGGGCAGTACGCGGCCGTCGACGAGAACATGACCGGCACGGAGAACCTGCTGATGATCGGGCGTCTGCTCGGCATGTCGCGCGGTACGGCCCGGAGCCGCTCCACCGAGCTGCTCGACCGTTTTCACCTGAGCGACGCGGCCGGGCGGGCCGTGAAGACGTACTCGGGCGGTATGCGGCGGCGTCTGGACCTGGCGGCCAGTCTGGTCGGGCGACCACGGATCCTCTTCCTGGACGAGCCGACCACCGGGCTCGATCCGCACAGCCGCGGCGAGGTGTGGGACATGCTGCGCGAGCTGGTGGCGGAGGGCATGACCACCCTGCTGACCACGCAGTATCTGGACGAGGCGGACCGGCTCGCCGACAGCATCGTGGTCATCGACAACGGGCGGGTGATCGCCGGCGGTACGCCCGACGAGCTGAAGGCCCAGGTCGGCGGTCAGGTGCTGCACCTGCGCCCGGTCCGTCCGGCCGATCTCGAGACGGCGCACGCCCTGGTCGTCGAGGAGGCCGGGCCGCACACCGCGATCGAGGGCGACGGGATCGTCGTCCCGGTCAACGACCCGGCGCTCATGCCGCGTGTCGTACGTCGCCTCGACGGGGCAGGTGTCGCCGTCGGGGAACTCACTCTGCGTCGTTCGTCCCTCGACGAGGTGTTCATCGCCCTGACCGGCCACCGTGCCGAGCCCGGAGCCGCCGCACAGGGCGACTCCGACACCGGCGCCGGCGGCACCGGATCCGATGACGATACCGATGGTCGATACGCACAGGCGGGGAGTCCGTCATGACCGGCACGACCCTCACGGACGGCCTGGGGCGTGGTGGCCGGGTGCGGCTGCCGGCGGCCCTGCGGCAGACCGCCACCATGGCGTGGCGCAGCCTGGTCTCGGTGAAGCACAACCCGCTGGAGCTCGTCGACTACAGCATCACGCCGATCATGTTCGTGTTCCTGTTCACCTACGTCTTCGGCGGGCAGATGGCGGGCTCCCCTCAGGAGTACCTCCAGTACGCGCTGGCCGGGATCATCGTTCAGAACACGTTGTTCATGAGCATGTATACCGCCATGTCGTTGAACACCGACCTGACCAAGGGCGTGTTCGACCGGCTCCGTAGCCTGCCGATCGCCCGTTCGGCTCCGTTGTTCGGGCGGATCGTGGCCGATCTGGCGAAACAGCTGTGGGCCATGCTCCTGATGATCGCGCTGGGCACGCTGCTGGGCTTCGAGATCAGTGGTGGTCCGGCGGGTTTCGTCGGCGCGACGCTGCTGCTGCTGACGTTCGCCGCGGCCGTCTCGTGGACGGCGGTGCTGATCGGGATGATGGCCGCGGACGTGGAGAAGGTGCAGGTCTTCGCCTTCACCTTCATCTTCCCCCTCACCTTCACGAGCAGCGCGTTCGTGGAGGTCGACACCATGCCCGGGTGGCTCCAGGCATGGGTCGAGGTCAATCCCGTGACCCAGCTGTCGGACGCGTTCCGCGGGCTGCTGCTCGGTACGCCGGCGGGCGCGCCCATCTTCTGGTCGCTGGTGTGGGCGGCGGGCATCACCGCGGTCTTCATGCCGCTGGCGATGCGCGCCTACCGCTCCGACAACCGCTGAGCCGAGCTCAGTAGGTGACGACGATCCGGCGTGCCGG comes from Streptomyces virginiae and encodes:
- a CDS encoding PucR family transcriptional regulator encodes the protein MEALAVRLSGLDPYVDGAIRIIAFYDTLARRRVDLPALARSSAGLAECVAGIRIHGTGRTIRVAADGAPAPDPTTPASTTAPLTLDEEEIGAVWLERPGPPGPLDEVLLARFAITAAAAVERYGPARTTMADPALVELAISSDTDEAAGARALRLLGFPADLPVRVVAVRARLPLDKIGSLLCPGRLVKAASLGDVGVVLATTVDIARIPAGVRAGIGAADGPARSWEQARTALRFTTARRPVVHHDELGASALLARLSPDVLRGNADVAGIARVAAAHPEDLETLDAYCATGSLRRAADLLHLHHSSVARRLDQIGKALGIDITEPAGLIRASLALTAWRLLDD
- a CDS encoding ATP-binding cassette domain-containing protein, whose product is MTYAIRAEGLAKRFKETRALNGVDLDVPAGTVLGLLGPNGAGKTTAVRIFATLLRPDGGRAEVGGYDVVREAGRVRSLIGLTGQYAAVDENMTGTENLLMIGRLLGMSRGTARSRSTELLDRFHLSDAAGRAVKTYSGGMRRRLDLAASLVGRPRILFLDEPTTGLDPHSRGEVWDMLRELVAEGMTTLLTTQYLDEADRLADSIVVIDNGRVIAGGTPDELKAQVGGQVLHLRPVRPADLETAHALVVEEAGPHTAIEGDGIVVPVNDPALMPRVVRRLDGAGVAVGELTLRRSSLDEVFIALTGHRAEPGAAAQGDSDTGAGGTGSDDDTDGRYAQAGSPS
- a CDS encoding ABC transporter permease — its product is MTGTTLTDGLGRGGRVRLPAALRQTATMAWRSLVSVKHNPLELVDYSITPIMFVFLFTYVFGGQMAGSPQEYLQYALAGIIVQNTLFMSMYTAMSLNTDLTKGVFDRLRSLPIARSAPLFGRIVADLAKQLWAMLLMIALGTLLGFEISGGPAGFVGATLLLLTFAAAVSWTAVLIGMMAADVEKVQVFAFTFIFPLTFTSSAFVEVDTMPGWLQAWVEVNPVTQLSDAFRGLLLGTPAGAPIFWSLVWAAGITAVFMPLAMRAYRSDNR